A stretch of Kaistella flava (ex Peng et al. 2021) DNA encodes these proteins:
- the ybeY gene encoding rRNA maturation RNase YbeY, producing the protein MIQFFFEDIDPIEINTNTTDWLKKLIIHEGKKVGKISYIFLSDDGLLKVNRDFLQHDYYTDVITFDYVKGKTISADIFVSLPRISENAISHSKDFTSELHRVLAHGLLHLCGYKDKTDEEKTEMRSKEDFYLNIF; encoded by the coding sequence ATGATACAATTTTTCTTTGAAGATATCGACCCGATCGAAATCAATACCAACACCACTGATTGGTTAAAAAAATTAATAATCCATGAAGGCAAGAAGGTAGGCAAGATTAGCTACATCTTTCTATCGGATGATGGATTACTAAAAGTAAATCGTGACTTCCTACAACACGACTATTATACCGATGTCATCACCTTCGACTATGTGAAAGGCAAAACCATTTCGGCAGATATTTTTGTATCTTTGCCCCGCATTTCTGAGAACGCAATCTCGCATTCAAAAGATTTCACTTCAGAACTACACAGAGTTTTAGCCCACGGACTTCTTCATCTGTGCGGATACAAAGATAAAACTGACGAAGAAAAAACCGAAATGCGTAGTAAAGAAGATTTCTATCTAAATATTTTTTAG
- the mnmG gene encoding tRNA uridine-5-carboxymethylaminomethyl(34) synthesis enzyme MnmG encodes MINEIYDVIVVGAGHAGSEAAAAAANLGSKTLLITMNMQTIGQMSCNPAMGGIAKGQIVREIDAMGGYSGIIADKSAIQFKMLNLSKGPAMWSPRTQNDRMLFAEEWRIALENTPNLDFFQDMVKSLIIENNRVAGVITSLGLEIKGKSVVLTNGTFLNGLIHVGDKQLGGGRMGEPRAFGITEQLVTLGFESGRMKTGTPPRVDGRSLDYSKMEEQKGDENPKKFSYLDSPKLTKQMSCHIVYTNETVHEILREGFDRSPMFNGTIQSIGPRYCPSIEDKINRFAERERHQLFVEPEGWRTVEIYVNGFSSSLPEDIQLKAMRHIPGFANAKVFRPGYAIEYDYFPPTQLHHTLETKLIENLYFAGQINGTTGYEEAAGQGLIAGINAHNKVHEKEAFTLNRDEAYIGVLIDDLITKGTDEPYRMFTSRAEYRLLLRQDNADIRLTEKSYNLGLANEERLIKVQDKIAKSNQLESFLKDTSLKPGVINPVLESISSAKVDQAYRSAQILTRPNMTLEKLEEIDFIKEVTQQYSTEVKEQAEINIKYKGYIEKERDNVAKLTRLETIKIPDDFDYNNLKSLSAEAKQKFNKVKPKTIAQAARISGVSPADINILLIYLK; translated from the coding sequence ATGATAAACGAAATATACGACGTTATTGTAGTAGGCGCTGGACACGCAGGTTCAGAAGCTGCAGCAGCCGCAGCCAACCTGGGTTCCAAAACCTTACTCATTACAATGAACATGCAAACCATTGGACAAATGTCTTGTAATCCTGCCATGGGCGGAATTGCAAAAGGACAGATTGTTCGGGAAATAGACGCAATGGGTGGTTACTCCGGAATTATTGCAGATAAGTCTGCCATCCAATTCAAGATGCTTAATCTATCCAAAGGTCCTGCAATGTGGTCTCCAAGAACCCAAAACGACAGAATGTTATTTGCAGAGGAATGGCGAATTGCTCTAGAAAATACTCCAAACTTAGACTTTTTCCAGGATATGGTGAAGAGTTTAATCATAGAAAATAACAGAGTTGCCGGAGTTATCACTTCCTTAGGATTAGAAATTAAAGGTAAATCTGTGGTATTAACCAACGGAACATTCCTTAATGGATTAATTCACGTTGGAGATAAACAACTCGGCGGTGGTAGAATGGGCGAACCTCGCGCATTTGGAATCACTGAACAACTGGTTACTTTAGGTTTCGAATCAGGACGAATGAAAACCGGAACTCCTCCACGAGTAGATGGCAGATCATTGGATTATTCCAAAATGGAAGAACAAAAAGGGGATGAAAATCCGAAGAAATTCTCCTATTTAGACAGCCCGAAATTAACTAAACAAATGAGCTGTCATATCGTTTATACCAACGAAACAGTTCATGAAATATTAAGAGAAGGTTTCGATAGAAGTCCAATGTTTAATGGTACGATTCAAAGTATTGGACCCAGATATTGTCCAAGTATTGAAGATAAAATTAATCGTTTTGCAGAACGCGAACGTCATCAATTATTTGTAGAACCAGAAGGATGGAGAACCGTTGAAATCTACGTGAATGGTTTCAGTTCTTCCCTTCCAGAAGATATCCAATTGAAAGCAATGCGTCACATTCCAGGTTTTGCAAATGCTAAAGTATTCCGTCCTGGTTATGCGATTGAATATGACTACTTCCCTCCTACTCAATTACACCATACTTTAGAAACGAAGTTAATTGAAAACCTATATTTCGCAGGTCAAATTAATGGAACAACAGGTTACGAAGAAGCAGCTGGACAAGGTTTAATTGCCGGAATTAATGCCCATAATAAAGTTCACGAAAAAGAAGCGTTCACTTTAAATAGAGACGAAGCCTATATTGGAGTTCTTATCGATGATTTAATTACCAAAGGAACAGATGAACCTTACCGTATGTTTACTTCCAGAGCTGAATACAGATTGTTATTACGTCAAGATAATGCTGATATCCGACTAACAGAAAAGTCGTATAATTTAGGCTTAGCGAATGAAGAAAGATTAATCAAAGTACAGGATAAAATAGCTAAAAGTAATCAGTTGGAAAGCTTTCTAAAAGACACTTCTCTAAAACCTGGAGTCATTAATCCAGTATTAGAAAGTATCTCTTCAGCTAAAGTTGATCAAGCATATCGATCAGCGCAGATTCTAACGAGACCAAATATGACTTTGGAGAAATTAGAAGAAATTGATTTCATTAAAGAAGTTACTCAACAGTACTCTACTGAAGTAAAAGAACAGGCAGAAATCAATATCAAATACAAAGGTTATATTGAGAAAGAAAGAGATAATGTTGCAAAACTAACTCGTTTGGAAACGATAAAAATTCCGGATGATTTTGATTATAATAATCTAAAATCTCTTTCTGCAGAAGCGAAACAAAAATTCAATAAAGTAAAACCAAAAACGATTGCACAAGCAGCAAGAATTAGTGGTGTTTCTCCTGCGGATATCAACATTCTATTAATCTATTTAAAATAA
- the rpiB gene encoding ribose 5-phosphate isomerase B — MKKIAIACDHAGFEYKEIIKKHLEGKFEVEDFGTFSPNSVDYPDFVHPAADSIEQGRNELGILICGSGNGVQMTANKHQKIRCALCWMPELAGLARQHNDANMIALPARYIASQLAIDIVDTFLNTPFEGGRHQNRVEKISTC; from the coding sequence ATGAAAAAAATAGCAATAGCATGCGATCATGCAGGTTTCGAATACAAAGAAATCATAAAAAAACATTTGGAAGGCAAATTTGAAGTAGAAGATTTCGGCACCTTTTCCCCAAACTCTGTGGATTACCCCGATTTTGTACATCCTGCTGCAGATTCCATTGAACAAGGAAGAAATGAATTAGGAATCCTTATTTGTGGAAGTGGAAATGGCGTTCAAATGACTGCTAATAAACATCAGAAAATAAGATGTGCCTTATGTTGGATGCCGGAGCTTGCTGGTCTTGCGCGTCAACATAATGATGCGAATATGATTGCGCTTCCTGCCCGCTATATCGCCAGTCAATTAGCGATAGATATTGTTGACACATTCCTTAATACTCCTTTCGAAGGTGGAAGACATCAAAACAGAGTTGAAAAGATTTCGACTTGTTAA
- a CDS encoding class I SAM-dependent methyltransferase, whose protein sequence is MKVKDHFLTQEEFEIKETSVPGVFKTDPIPENISAYYDSKDYISHHQDSGSLKEKLYKFLQNFNLNYKRNILFDFVGKNKKVLDYGCGAGEFVKYIENDFETFGFEPSESASNYAIKKVRKTKIINSLDFIKEESLDAITLWHVFEHIENQDEMLQEFYSKLKENGLLIIAVPNPTSYDALKYKEFWAAYDVPRHVFHFSKSGMEKLMNNDSWKIKKIKPLLLDSFYISMLSEKYKKSPLFWLKGMIYGLVSNIKASKSGEYSSLIYIIEKK, encoded by the coding sequence ATGAAAGTTAAAGATCATTTTCTTACTCAAGAAGAATTCGAAATAAAAGAAACTTCAGTTCCTGGAGTTTTTAAAACAGATCCTATTCCTGAAAATATTTCAGCGTATTATGATAGCAAAGATTACATTTCACATCATCAAGATTCAGGATCACTGAAAGAGAAACTTTATAAATTTCTTCAGAATTTCAATTTAAATTATAAAAGAAATATACTATTTGACTTTGTAGGAAAAAATAAAAAAGTTTTAGATTACGGATGCGGTGCTGGGGAATTTGTAAAATATATTGAAAATGATTTTGAAACATTCGGTTTTGAACCGAGTGAATCAGCAAGTAACTATGCCATCAAAAAAGTTCGCAAAACTAAAATTATCAACAGTCTTGATTTTATAAAAGAAGAATCATTAGATGCAATTACGCTTTGGCATGTTTTCGAACATATCGAAAATCAGGATGAAATGTTACAGGAATTTTACAGCAAGCTAAAAGAAAACGGACTTTTAATTATTGCAGTTCCAAATCCAACTTCTTATGACGCTTTAAAATATAAAGAGTTTTGGGCGGCTTATGATGTGCCCAGACATGTCTTTCATTTCTCAAAATCGGGCATGGAAAAATTAATGAACAACGATTCCTGGAAAATTAAAAAAATCAAACCACTTCTACTCGATTCGTTTTATATTTCAATGTTAAGCGAAAAATATAAAAAATCACCACTTTTTTGGCTAAAAGGCATGATCTACGGACTCGTTTCTAACATAAAAGCATCAAAATCGGGCGAATATTCAAGTTTGATATATATTATCGAAAAGAAATAG
- a CDS encoding patatin-like phospholipase family protein: MKKFLIYLLFLFLNISLNAQVKEGFTIPKNPKIGLSLSGGGAKGFAHIGVLKVLDSLGVKIDYISGTSMGAIVGGLYASGYTGKEIEKIVMDTDFYSIIANEKNRQETSFFNKSVDNYILTVPIKNGKINVLPRAISTGQKNIYLLKELFKNVSTITDFSKLPIPFMCVATNLESGGMKLFESGDLVSSIMASSAFPSLMDPVKIGDSLYIDGAMTINYPSQPLKDKGIDIVIGVDLSQGLSSRKDLTSAISILNQVIDFGIQKETKIQYKYTDINIHPNLDGTSATSYDAKQAILDSGYVEAQKYAQTLSLLPKREDKLLRAPMSTVYSNVYKIDSLALENDHIFRKNYVLGKMNLKIPSLQTYGGINKMVDKLYATNNYRLINYDIIQHDDKNFLKLDVTEDDTRFFLRFGLHYDEIFKTGLLLNATSKRLLFRNSTSSLDIVVGDQPRFYFNYFIDNGYIPGLGFYASGMSLNLTDDGGNVYDKWNWFRNEVFIQSVWRDRYAVGGGLSSDYFESKPFGNTSFSNPENYVNAYLFIKSDTQDDRSFPTKGFLLNAEGKVLDILDKYDDGKTLQAKITTQLNFPLTSWLTYRLGLFGGFTIGDVLSPYYQYRLGGIFEQNLGNFVKFQGYEFGQVFARNILSSSNVFQFKVAKNYFIDTNFSFANLFDDLNVDDILHITDSSAGLTAGYKSPFGQIKINYSHSLRINKGMFSVILGHWF, encoded by the coding sequence ATGAAAAAATTTCTCATCTACTTATTATTTCTTTTTCTGAACATTTCTTTAAATGCGCAGGTTAAGGAAGGTTTTACCATTCCAAAAAATCCCAAAATTGGTTTATCACTTTCAGGAGGTGGCGCAAAAGGTTTTGCTCATATAGGTGTTTTAAAAGTACTTGATTCCTTAGGAGTAAAAATTGATTATATCTCCGGAACGAGCATGGGAGCTATTGTTGGCGGATTATACGCTTCTGGTTACACTGGAAAAGAAATCGAAAAAATAGTGATGGATACGGATTTCTACTCGATTATTGCCAATGAAAAAAACCGTCAGGAAACTTCATTTTTCAATAAATCAGTTGATAATTATATCTTAACAGTTCCGATAAAAAATGGTAAAATAAACGTGTTACCAAGAGCAATTTCTACAGGTCAGAAAAACATCTATTTACTGAAAGAACTCTTTAAAAATGTTTCTACCATCACCGATTTCTCCAAGTTACCGATTCCATTTATGTGTGTTGCAACCAACCTGGAAAGTGGCGGAATGAAACTATTTGAAAGTGGCGATTTAGTAAGTTCGATTATGGCGAGTTCAGCATTTCCATCTTTAATGGATCCGGTGAAAATTGGAGATTCTCTTTATATCGATGGAGCGATGACGATTAATTATCCATCTCAACCATTAAAAGACAAAGGAATTGATATTGTAATTGGAGTAGATTTGAGCCAAGGTTTATCCAGTAGAAAAGATTTAACATCTGCAATTTCAATTTTAAATCAGGTTATTGATTTTGGCATTCAAAAGGAAACAAAAATCCAGTACAAATATACCGACATCAATATTCACCCTAACTTAGATGGAACCAGTGCCACAAGCTACGATGCTAAACAGGCCATTCTTGATTCTGGATATGTTGAAGCTCAAAAATACGCGCAAACGCTCTCCTTACTTCCAAAAAGAGAAGACAAATTGTTGCGGGCTCCTATGAGTACCGTCTATTCTAATGTTTACAAAATTGATAGTCTCGCTCTCGAAAATGACCATATTTTCAGAAAAAATTACGTCTTAGGAAAAATGAATTTAAAGATTCCTTCACTACAGACTTACGGCGGTATCAATAAAATGGTCGATAAGTTATATGCCACCAATAACTACCGCTTAATAAATTATGACATCATTCAGCACGATGATAAGAACTTCCTAAAATTAGATGTTACAGAAGACGACACGCGCTTCTTCTTACGTTTTGGATTACACTATGATGAAATTTTCAAAACTGGATTACTTTTAAATGCTACTTCTAAAAGACTGTTGTTTCGAAATTCAACATCTTCTCTCGATATTGTAGTTGGTGATCAGCCACGGTTTTATTTCAACTATTTTATCGACAACGGCTATATTCCAGGATTAGGATTCTACGCCTCAGGGATGTCATTGAATCTTACAGACGATGGTGGTAACGTTTACGACAAGTGGAACTGGTTTCGCAACGAAGTCTTTATCCAGTCAGTTTGGCGAGACAGATATGCAGTTGGAGGAGGTTTGAGCAGCGATTATTTCGAATCAAAACCTTTCGGAAACACAAGTTTCAGCAATCCAGAAAATTATGTAAATGCTTACCTATTCATTAAAAGCGATACTCAGGACGATCGAAGTTTTCCTACCAAAGGATTTTTATTGAATGCAGAAGGTAAGGTTTTGGATATCCTCGATAAATATGATGACGGAAAAACTTTGCAGGCAAAAATTACAACTCAGTTAAATTTCCCACTTACCTCTTGGCTGACTTATCGCCTCGGTTTATTCGGAGGGTTTACCATTGGTGATGTTTTAAGTCCTTATTATCAATATCGCTTAGGTGGTATTTTTGAACAGAATTTAGGGAATTTCGTCAAGTTTCAAGGTTACGAATTTGGTCAGGTCTTTGCGAGAAATATATTGAGTTCGTCAAATGTATTTCAATTTAAAGTAGCAAAAAATTATTTTATCGACACCAATTTTTCATTTGCAAATCTATTTGATGATCTAAATGTTGATGATATTTTACATATAACAGATTCCTCCGCAGGACTAACTGCAGGTTACAAATCACCTTTTGGTCAGATAAAAATTAACTATAGCCATTCATTAAGAATTAATAAAGGGATGTTCAGCGTAATTCTGGGACATTGGTTTTAA
- the rnr gene encoding ribonuclease R, with product MAKGKYFSDKNNHKLQEIGRLILRFMNEKTGKVYNYKQISDGIDYRNPRQRELVIQSLHKLLSDQRIKEVEKGKYIINLKIEGTLTGTIDFNQTGNAYVKVAGLDEDIFVHSKNVKDSLQGDTVLIVTYKFKGKKIEGSVLEVIERKRDQFVGTFQFIKHKDFGFVVGDKKHINTDIFVPQGKIGGAQDGDKVIVKMIAWKAGEKNPEGEIIKVLGAPGEHETEIHSILAEYGLPYEFPEDVEREAQEIDRRIHDHEVAKRRDMRGVCTFTIDPKDAKDFDDALSIQKLENGNWEIGVHIADVSHYVTPGTIIDAEAYKRATSVYLVDRVVPMLPEVLSNDVCSLRPNEEKYTFSAVFELNDKAEIQSEWFGRTIIYSDRKFAYEEAQERIETQEGDLVEEILTLDRLAKIMRKARIENGAITFDRSEVRFNLDENSQPIGVYFKVSKDSNHLIEEFMLLANRKVSEFISLNKKGVPTNNTFIYRIHDDPDPAKLEALRDFVGTFGYTMNLANTKKVAESLNKLLADVHGKPEENMIETLAMRSMSKAIYSTDPIGHYGLGFDYYSHFTSPIRRYPDLIAHRLLQHYLDGGKSTQKQELEDKCKHSSAMEKLASDAERDSIKFMQVKFMEKHLGEDFTGVISGVADFGFWVQIPENGAEGLIKLRDLMDDSYSYDAKNHAVYGSRTGNKYQLGDEVTIRVMKANLIQKQLDFKIIES from the coding sequence ATGGCAAAAGGAAAATATTTCTCAGATAAAAATAATCACAAATTACAGGAAATCGGACGATTAATCTTGCGGTTTATGAACGAAAAAACTGGGAAAGTTTATAACTATAAACAGATTTCAGACGGCATCGATTATAGAAATCCAAGACAACGTGAATTGGTGATTCAATCACTTCACAAACTATTGTCTGATCAACGTATTAAAGAAGTTGAAAAAGGAAAATATATCATTAATCTTAAGATTGAAGGTACTTTAACCGGTACCATCGATTTTAACCAAACCGGAAATGCTTATGTAAAAGTTGCTGGTTTAGATGAAGATATTTTTGTGCATTCTAAAAACGTAAAAGACTCACTACAAGGCGATACTGTACTAATTGTTACTTACAAATTTAAAGGTAAAAAAATAGAAGGTTCTGTCTTGGAAGTCATAGAAAGAAAACGCGATCAGTTCGTGGGAACTTTCCAGTTTATTAAACATAAAGATTTCGGTTTCGTAGTCGGTGATAAAAAACACATCAATACTGATATTTTCGTTCCTCAAGGTAAAATTGGTGGTGCACAAGATGGCGATAAAGTAATTGTGAAAATGATTGCCTGGAAAGCGGGAGAAAAAAATCCTGAAGGTGAAATTATCAAAGTTTTAGGAGCTCCAGGTGAACACGAAACAGAAATTCATTCCATTTTAGCAGAATACGGATTGCCTTATGAATTCCCGGAAGATGTTGAAAGAGAAGCTCAGGAAATCGACCGTAGAATTCATGACCACGAAGTTGCAAAACGCCGTGATATGCGCGGAGTTTGTACTTTCACCATTGACCCAAAAGATGCAAAAGATTTTGATGATGCCCTTTCTATTCAAAAATTAGAAAACGGAAACTGGGAAATTGGCGTTCATATCGCCGATGTTTCTCACTATGTTACTCCAGGAACAATCATCGATGCAGAAGCTTATAAACGTGCGACATCGGTTTATTTAGTAGATCGTGTAGTTCCGATGTTACCTGAAGTATTAAGTAATGACGTTTGTTCACTTCGACCAAACGAAGAAAAATATACTTTTTCTGCCGTCTTTGAATTAAATGATAAAGCCGAAATCCAAAGCGAATGGTTTGGTAGAACCATCATTTATTCTGATCGCAAATTCGCTTATGAAGAAGCACAGGAAAGAATTGAAACCCAGGAAGGAGATTTAGTTGAAGAAATATTAACGTTGGATCGATTGGCGAAAATCATGAGAAAAGCCCGTATCGAAAACGGTGCGATTACTTTTGATAGAAGCGAAGTTCGATTTAATTTAGATGAAAACAGTCAACCTATTGGTGTGTACTTTAAAGTGAGTAAAGATTCTAATCATTTGATTGAAGAATTTATGTTGCTCGCTAACCGAAAAGTTTCTGAATTTATTTCTTTAAATAAGAAAGGAGTTCCTACGAATAATACTTTTATTTATAGAATTCATGATGATCCAGATCCTGCAAAATTAGAAGCTTTGCGCGATTTTGTTGGAACTTTTGGTTACACCATGAATTTGGCAAATACCAAAAAAGTAGCAGAATCATTGAACAAGCTATTAGCTGATGTTCACGGAAAACCCGAAGAAAATATGATTGAAACCTTGGCAATGCGTTCGATGAGTAAAGCGATTTATTCCACCGATCCTATTGGGCATTACGGTTTAGGCTTCGATTATTATTCCCACTTCACCTCTCCTATCCGTCGTTATCCCGATTTAATTGCGCACCGTTTGTTGCAGCATTATTTAGATGGCGGAAAATCAACTCAAAAGCAAGAATTAGAAGATAAGTGCAAACATAGCAGTGCGATGGAAAAATTGGCGTCTGATGCCGAAAGAGATTCCATTAAATTCATGCAGGTGAAGTTTATGGAAAAACATTTGGGTGAAGATTTCACGGGTGTTATTTCCGGCGTTGCTGATTTTGGATTCTGGGTTCAGATTCCTGAAAACGGTGCAGAAGGTCTTATTAAATTGAGAGATTTAATGGACGATTCTTATTCTTACGATGCCAAAAACCACGCAGTTTACGGCAGCAGAACAGGAAATAAATATCAATTAGGTGATGAAGTTACGATTAGAGTAATGAAGGCGAATTTAATCCAGAAACAATTGGATTTTAAAATCATTGAATCGTAA
- a CDS encoding phosphoglycerate kinase, whose product MKTINDFNFKDKKALVRVDFNVPQDATLKVTDNTRIQAVKPTIEKILNDGGSVILMTHLGRPKGKVSEEFSLKNILPEIEKVLQKSVKFCSDCIGEDAKRMSAELQPGEILLLENLRFHSEEESGDVAFAKQLADLGDAYVNDAFGTAHRAHASTAVIAQYFPSTKFFGLLMAKELEAIDKVLKSGEKPITAILGGSKVSSKITIIENILPAIDNLIIGGGMAFTFIRALGGDIGNSLVEVDKQTLALEILEKAKAQNVAVYLPVDVIIADDFNNDAERKEVDIYEIPDGWMGLDAGVRSRTLFHDVIMNSRTILWNGPIGVFEMSHFAAGTVALGDSIAKSTKLGAFSLVGGGDSVAFVKQFGYDDKVSYVSTGGGAMLESLEGMELPGVKAINS is encoded by the coding sequence ATGAAAACAATTAACGATTTTAACTTCAAAGACAAAAAGGCTTTGGTAAGAGTAGATTTCAATGTTCCGCAAGATGCGACTTTGAAAGTAACCGATAATACGAGAATTCAGGCTGTAAAGCCTACCATCGAAAAGATTTTAAATGATGGAGGATCGGTAATCTTAATGACTCACTTAGGTCGTCCAAAAGGTAAAGTTTCAGAAGAGTTTTCTTTAAAAAATATACTTCCTGAGATTGAAAAAGTTTTACAAAAATCAGTTAAATTCTGTTCTGACTGTATCGGTGAAGACGCAAAAAGAATGAGCGCTGAATTACAACCTGGCGAAATTCTTTTATTAGAAAATCTACGGTTTCACAGTGAAGAAGAAAGTGGTGATGTCGCGTTTGCAAAACAATTAGCTGACTTAGGAGATGCTTACGTTAATGATGCTTTTGGAACTGCTCACAGAGCACATGCTTCTACGGCAGTTATTGCACAATATTTTCCTTCAACTAAGTTTTTCGGTTTACTGATGGCTAAAGAATTAGAAGCGATAGATAAAGTACTGAAAAGTGGTGAAAAACCAATTACTGCAATTTTAGGAGGTTCAAAAGTTTCCAGCAAGATTACGATTATTGAAAATATTTTGCCGGCAATTGATAATTTAATTATTGGTGGTGGAATGGCTTTTACTTTTATTAGAGCTTTGGGTGGAGATATTGGTAATTCGCTTGTAGAAGTTGATAAACAAACATTGGCTTTAGAAATTTTAGAAAAAGCTAAAGCACAGAATGTAGCTGTTTATTTACCGGTAGATGTAATTATCGCTGATGACTTTAATAATGATGCCGAAAGAAAAGAAGTTGATATCTATGAGATTCCAGATGGTTGGATGGGTCTTGATGCTGGAGTTAGATCTAGAACATTATTTCATGACGTTATTATGAATTCCAGAACTATTTTATGGAATGGTCCTATTGGTGTTTTCGAAATGTCTCATTTTGCGGCAGGAACTGTTGCTTTAGGAGATAGTATTGCCAAATCTACCAAGTTAGGTGCATTCTCACTTGTAGGTGGCGGAGACAGTGTTGCTTTTGTAAAGCAGTTCGGATATGATGACAAAGTAAGTTATGTTTCTACCGGTGGAGGAGCAATGTTGGAAAGTTTGGAAGGAATGGAACTTCCAGGTGTAAAAGCAATCAATAGTTAA